The sequence aggaaaaaagagtgcagccacgtaaactccccctgatgtcaacatgaatgattcttcacatatttcgtagattgcgcatcccaatattataaatgtgttttctgaatatcgccgtgggaagtgcctttgtgaagagatcggatgagttctcacttgattgaatgtaacagatatcaatatctttattcttctccagctcttgagtgtatgcaaagaatttaggaggaatatgtttagttctgtcacttttgatgtatccttctttcatttgggcaacacatgcggcattatcttcatacagtgtgattggattcttgtccactgataatccgcaagaagtttggatatgccgagtcattgatttaagccagacacattcacggtttgcttcatgtagtgcaataatctcggcatgatttgatgaagttgtaacaagtgtttgtttctgtgatcgccaagagattgcagtgcctccacgagtaaatacatatccgatttgggaacgtgccttatgtggatcagataagtatccagcatcagcataaccaattattctctgatttgtatcttttggatacaaaagtcccaaatccgtcgttcctcgtaaataacggaatatatgtttaattccgttccagtgcctcttcgttggacatgaactgaatcttgccaataaatttactgcaaaagatatgtctggtctagtgcaatttgcaagatacataagggcaccaatggcacttagatatggtacttcaggaccaagaacaacttcatcatcttcacatggacgaaatggatccttttctatattcaatgatctgacaaccattggagtacttaaaggatttgattgatccatattgaaacgtttaaggaccttctctgtataattagactggtgaacaaaaattccacattctttttgttcaatttgtaaaccaagacaatacttggtttttccaaggtctttcatttcaaattcttccttcaagtataacatcacttcttgaatttctttattcgttccaatgatgtttaaatcatcaacatatacagcaataatcacgcatcccgatgttgttttcttgatgaaaacacaagggcatattggatcatttacatatccctttttcatcaagtgttcacttagccgattataccacattcggccggattgctttaacccatacaatgatctttgtaatttcacagaataaaattctctgggttctgaactttgtgcttctagcatcttaaatccttcagggattttcatgtatatatcactatcaagtgatccgtataaataagctgtaacaacatccattagacgcatgtccaagttttcagacactgctaaactgatcaaataccgaaacgtaattgcatccataacaggagaatatgtttcttcataatcaattccaggtctttgagaaaaaccttgtgcaacaagtcgagctttatatctcactatttcatttttctcatttctctttcgaataaaaactcatttgtacccaacaggtttaacacctttaggtgtaaggactataggtccaaaaatactacgtttatttagcgaatttaattcaacctggatggcatctttccattttgaccaatcctttcgagttttgcattcaccaaaagattttggttcattatcttcatttacgatgtcacatgccacattgtacgaaaatatctcatcaatatcttgtacattctttcggttccatatttttccagtattaatataattgatagagatttcatgattctcgtcagtttgtggttctgacaaaatattttcatcatcgtgtgtttcttctggaacaccattttctattttctgatcatcatttttctctatgtattttcttttccgaggatttttatcctttgaaccgattggccttccacgcttcaggcgttttatgacatcatgaatgtcttcattttgtttctttggaatttcaactcgagcaggggcatttacagcaggtatatatgattttgttaccccttttgtgtctgcaaatgcatctggcatttgatttgctattctttgcaaatgcacaatttgctgtacatctttatcacattgtttagttctaggatccaaatgtaataatgatggtacataccatgtgatttctttttcgatgtgtttcttttctccccctaacattgggaagttattttcatcaaaatgacaatcagcaaaccgtgctgtaaacacatcgcctgtctgagcctcaagatatctaatgattgatggactatcatagccgatataaataccattctttctttgaggtcccatttttgttctttgaggtggtgcaataggcacatacaccatacatccaaaaattctcaaatgagaaatatctggttctttgccaaatacaagctgcaatggggagtgtttatgatatgcacttggcctgatgcgaatcaatgcagcagcatgtaaaattgcatgtccccatatagaaatagggagtttcgttctcataatcattggtctagcaatcaactgcagacgtttaatcaatgattcagctaatccattttgtgtatgaacatgagctacaggatgttcaacagtaattcccatcgacatacaatagtcgttaaaagtctgggaagtaaattctccagcattatcaagtcttattttcttgatcgtatattcgggaaattgattccgcaattttattatttgagccatcaattttgcaaatgccacattccgagtggacaataaacatacatgtgaccatctgctagaggcatcgatcaataccataaagtatcgaaatggtccacatggtggatgaattggcccacaaatatcaccttgaatacgttcaagaaatatgggtgattccttttggattttagctggtgatggtcttataataagtttccccagagaacatgctttacactgaaacttattattctgaaagatcttctggtctttcagtggatgaccacttgtattttctataatccttcgcatcattattgaaccaggatgtcccaatcgatcatgccaatttgttagtattaaagaatttccaataaccatatttaattcgattggacttatatgtgtataatgcaatccagtagggagcattgataatttctcaactacatatttctttcctgatttatatgtagtaagacacatatatttctcatttccttcggttattgttttcgtatcataaccatgagaatatatatcattaaaactcaacaaatttctttgtgatcgtggtgaatataaagcactatttatcaaaaattttgtaccattaggtaacaaaaattgtgctttgccacatccttcaatcaagtctacaggacctgatattgtattcaccattgtttttgttggttttaattccaagaaatatttttcatttctgaggatagtgtgcgttgtaccactatctggtatgcaaacttccagtgcattatttccatctttgatcatagcattttccataatgatcttcaaaaacaatatgcaataaaatgaattaagaaagataCATGCAAATTATAATATGTTACAATTTAATTGCAGAATAAAAcaatacatgcaaaatataatatgttttacaatataaaaattacattgttacattcttttcccaccagtacatttaatcaatatcttcgaaatcattcaaaaagtaggcagcatctaaattcattgaaccacttgcatggtcaatgttttcagtaaaattggttttttttctttccctttattgaatctttatagagcttacacagatgctcaggggctcgacaagttcttgaccaatgtcctggagtgccacatctataacaaacactctcagttctttttggatgattttcattttcacccgtattatcatgctgcctcttttgtgggtggttcgtgacgttcctttgagatgagttattgaaataactatctcttttattttcaaatccacggcctcgaccacgaccgcgatcatttctacgcccacgtccacgcccacgtcctcgtccacgacctcgaccaaaatcttgtctatatctttgattttggttttcatttttacttacgacatttgcttcaggaaatgccgttgaaccagtaggtctggactgatgatttctcatgagcaattcattattcttttccgccacgagtaaacatgcgatgagttctgagtatcttgaaaatccacgcactctatattgctgttgtagagttctatttgatgcgtggaatgtggaaaatgtcttttcaagcatttccatctcagtaatattatgcccacaaaatttcagctgtgagacaattcgatacatcgcagaattataatcactcacctttttaaaatcttggaatcttaaagtattccattcatctcgtgcggtcggaagtataacttcccgtatatgctcaaaacgttcttttaaccctttccacaaaatcattgggtctttttcggtcaaatattcacatttcaacccctcatcaagatgtctgcgtaaaaatatcatcgcttttgctttatcttgtgaggatgatatgttattttctttgatagtttcgttaagacccaatgactcgagatgcatttctacatcgagggtccatggcatataattctttccggttatatcaagtgcaatgaattcgagtttcgccaagttcgacatggtggtactagaaaataacaatgcattttattagttaatttccataaatatgacaatacaaaataatggaagaacgtaaattacaagtgcgtatacaaatagagaaaaaatatgtgttggaaaatcgctggtgagtaaaagactcgtgagcatgatgatcatagtcgttatgaaaaatatccttataaatgtcatcatctccatcttcaaaaaaaccgaggataaaatattttgagagaaagaatgaatttggtgtgattgaaaatgagtttgagtgaacatatttatagggcaaaaactagccgttttgttaccgtttgtgaccgttgggggtaaagaaaaaattgagtatgtgttgaataaaaattcgtgataatcatgtaatgcatataatgataatcataattaaataattatgtatatcatatcacattattataaggtcagtgtcgtagacagctttttatataatgttgtgaaattataccaatatagttagtataaagtcaggtatagtatatcatatcacattattataagatcggtgtcgtagacagccttttatataatgttgtgaaattataccaatatagttagtataaagtcaggtattatatcatatcacattattataagatcggtgtcgtagacaaccttttatataataacatgagattatatattaatatagttaatatatatacataataaatatatatcacgttattgtttaaaaaccttagaggcttttatacttgtcgtatcccttaccgggagtgtgggatgtcgtcttaacatcctcccaggatttataacaagttttgaaaaaaacttattttttcataacatgatattataaattaatatatacacaataaaaatatataaacagtaaaataaaaattcttacttgttgaatatttttgacttcttcttgtattttggagcgtcggaaaatatagagaaccttcgagcgatcgtgctgataacgtgttgtgaaaaagtaaaaatttacggtaaaaagtaaaaactcaaaaactcaaaattctacactttataaaatttttctctcttcacaattgtgtttttctacacaaatggagagacctatttatagatctcaattggagattagtcaaaaattaatacatcattaattacatcatcacacactaattttcaatattttacaactcaattttcaactttcaaccttcaacattcaacaataaataataatatatatttatatatattttcaacaaatgTGATtagattttctttttctttttttctttttcgttCTTTGGGTGAAATGGTTGCAATGAgttattgtttatatatatgCTTGAACCACGATCTtttccttcaaaaaaaaaaaaaagaaccacGATCTTTTATATTAATCACGTATTCACATTACAGggttatttaaatgttttataaCATTTACTAACAAAAATTTATTATCATATAttgattatgaaaaattaaaagaaattacAATTTATTGGTTAGAAATATTATAGAAAATGATTGATGCCGATAATGTTTTAGAAGATTTTCTTTCCATTGTTCGGATGATTTCGATCCATATGAAGAGCAAACTGAATATTTGTATTCTTGATTCAAGAGGCCAACCAGCAAATTCAAAGCGTACGTATAACTACTATGGAAGAAAATCTTTTTAAAAATAGTGGTAATGATCACGTATCTCAAGTAGTTGTGACTCATCCTTGTGAGTTTtggcaaaaaaatatttttatttaaaagtaAGATTATTGGACACGATTAGTCGAGAACTTTGAGGTACGGAAATGTACGGGGATTTTAACTTTGGTCAGAGATTTATCTTggttataatatattaatattccaACTACACAACATCACCGAGGATCCGTGGCGCAATGGTAGCGCGTCTGACTCCAGATCAGAAGGTTGCGTGTTCGATTCACGTCGGGTTCAAATCCCATGTTTGTACGGTTCCATCATTTTTTTTACACTTGACGTCCTTGCCTTTCTTGTGTCTGCCCCCTTCAAAAATGGGTAATCAGTAATTACACCCccgaaaattttcattttaaaaattggTGGGGAGAAATAACACACAACTATTTGCTCTATTGACTAGAaatcaatttaattaaatttaatatatctTTTCTCATCAAAACTCCAATCATTTTTCACCACATTCCCTCCTTACGTCGATTTATCTGCTTATTTCCCAACATTCTCTTCACACTGGCACTGCTCATTATCGCCAGGCATGTGGAACTGTGGAAGGGACTATTTCTCCTAACTCAAGGATTTGGGGATCAATTTTAACTTAAAAAGCGCCATCGTTGGTGCCTAAACATAACTCAAATTCTAGTGGTAGGTTACTAGAACAGTACCAAGTTTTTCAATTGAAGGAACGGATTCAATCATGCTTAGAGCTTACTCAAAAGGATACAGAGGTTACTTGCAAATTTGTTGATTCATTTGGATGGATTAACGCATTTAACAACTAATATTGCTATACCAAACAGATTGATGGTTAGCTCCTGAAACATACATCTTTCAATAAAAGACGACCGCCAACATTTCAATTTTACTGCAACTGTAGAGGGTATGCGAGTCTTTCTAACATAGTTCTCATAAAAGAGAGCATCCGAATGACTAGAATCACAAATGAAAACGAGTTCGTATAAATTTTTTAACGTCAAACGTAAAACCTACACGAAATTATGTCAGTCAAATGCCTAAATGACTCACAAGTTCACACCTCAACTTCACAAGCACAAATGAGTCTGACAAGATTTTCAACCCTTGTACTGTACACCTGTAACACCACTTCCTTCCTAACACCTTATTAATACCCGGACGAGAAATGAAACCAAAAGACCAATTACAAGGCATGCACATGCACTCACACTACAGCCTCTACGAGAACTACAGAATACAGTCAAGATACGAATACTCGTGGCATCTGCTAAACTCAAGGAGGCTACCATAAGTACGATCCCATACACCAATAAAGAGGGACTCCGTATCGGGACTGAATGAAATGCCAGATATCTCACCAAAGAAATCAATTTCCTGCTCCTTCTCATACCCACTATCAACATCAAAAACATGGACAAAATCCGCAGGTTCTGCCATGGCCATGAATCTTCCATCAGACGTGTAGCGGATGGAGCGAATGGCTCCAAGATTACCCTTCAAGACAGTGACTGAATTAGCAAGATTTCTGACATCCCAAATTCGACAGGTTTTGTCCTGGTTTCCAGTGGAGAAGGTTAAGCAGTCAGGGTGCCATGCTGACGCAAAAGAATGGTCCAAGTGACCATGCAGCGACGCAATTGCCTAACAAGATAAATATCAAAACTTAGCAGCGCTTGGGCTAGATAAGAAGTTCTTCAATACattatgcatgaaaaatatgatATACCTTGCCACTCCTAGGATCCACCAACATACCAACTGGATCATCTCCAACAATTATTAGAAGCTTACCATCAGGACTAAGAGAAGTATGCTGCCAGAATTTACAGAAAAAATTCAGTGAACATGGTTACAAAGCCAAGTAGATGCACAAGCACTCGATCCCGATACAATCCCTGACCCCAAATACAATACGCGCCCGAGAAAAAAACTATTATTCATTTATTTGTTTAACAAAATTGCAGAATTTGAAAGTTGAACTTTCTTGGCATCCTGAATTTTTTACCTGATTCGGATAAAAAGCAGCGCATGCTAATTGAATGTGTAATATAACTAGGAACATCTTAGAGGAACCATAACGTGAGATTTTTGCTGTTTTCAGAAAAACATGCAACTTAGGCCACTTCTGCAACAGTTTCTTTCTACTTTCTCCTGTTAATACTTCAACCAGTTCATTGAAATCATTCTCCCTAAGACATTATCTTCCATCATACAGGCACTCCAGCATTTCAGTATATCAAGTTCACGAACAAACAGTCACAATGGTCAAACTATTGTTACTCATGGTAATGGCGCTCCAAACCAAAAGGGCAACCAAACACATACTCTCCAGAATACTTACATTTGTACCTGTACATATGGGTGTATTTATGTAAATTATGAATCCAGATACTAGCAAAAAGTCATGGATTGGTTTCATCTCTAAAATAGAACGAACTCATGCATTTCTGCATACACAGAAAGGGAGGAGGGAGACTTACATTAACTGGCCAAGGAAAACGAAAATGTTTAGACAGTTGGAATGTTTCCATATCAAAATCTCTGACTCCACAATCATTATTAGAAGCTATAAAATGCACAGAACCACTGAAAAAAAAGAGTGTCGGTTTCAGCCTTCAGGAAACAAAAGAAATGATAACAATAAATTTATTATCCACGATATCTATAAATAACAGGTAAAAATACCTGCTAGATGTGCATATCTCAACCGCATTAGTGATGGCATTATCATCATAGGTAGTCCGCGTACAGTAAGAAATTCCAGGCCTATCAACATACTGCCATGAAAAGAGGAACAAAATTGCACAACGAAAGCCAACTCAGTAAACTACAGTATCTCAACAACCCCCAGTATAGAATTATTTTTGTACATGGACTCCTCGTTGGGCTATCAATAATCGATTTGAGTTCTTCAATTTTCTGGCTAAACCAAGGTTTCCGGAGGAATAACATGGAAGCAAATTCAATCCATACAACTAAAAAGATATTCACATTGGCCTGACCAACTGGATTGATAAAAAACATTTAAACTTATTTGTTACAACCAGTTCACAAATTAAAGCATGAACATAGATTGGAAAGCAAGGTCTGTTGAACTGAATAGACAACTTACTCCAAATGAATCCTAAAAACACGTGGGTAAGCAGAAGTATTAAGACCACTCAAGACATCACTataaataatgacaaagtcaaaGAACATAAAGTTTGTTGCTGTTCCATTACTGGACTTTTGGAGAAAAATTAACAATGAGACCTTGCAGATAAGTTCTCCCTGAAATCCTCCTGCAACAAGCAGCTTATCTTTCACCGCTAGTGTGCTGACCTGGGTCTGACTAAATCCTTCTACCAAGTTTCCAGGATGTTTCTGCAGTGGGTAAAAGGAGATCATAATAACCggaaaaatatgaaatttacATAACAAAATATCCCACCAAAACCACCAACCTCACATGGCTTTATGTGTCCTGAAACATTAAGAACTTCAGACTTGGAGCAAGTTAACGACGACCAATGCATCACCGAAAAATGTGACATAAGATATACATCATGCTTTGTTGTAGCCCAGACCAGATTTCTCAactgcattaaaataaatatgtcaGCCGTCAAATTCTGAAGAAGAGAGTCTAAAAATTTGTGACCAAAAGTAGAAAAATAACAGCAGGAAAAAATAATCAAGAGAAACTAAATATTGAACTACCAGCTTTTCCTGCCAGCTAGTTGTTCATCTCTCTCATTGTTAACTCTAAAAATAGAAGCAACTAACCAGCAAGTCATGCTAAGAAAGTTCTATTACAATCAAATCAGGAACAGAGTTCTAGCTCTTGTGACATCACTAATCACAAGaacaataaatgaaaaaaaaaaaaaaaaaaaaagatctaTCACGTGCATATAAACCATGATAGCCATAACTCATCCCTTAGAAAATATTATTCTGCACATAAAAGACATCGTAAATTTGGGTGTACTTGCCTCGGATTAAATGTTTTGTGGGTGTGAGGCACAGAAGTGTGCATgtgttttgtttgtttgtttgtgtgtgtgtgtgtgtgtgtgtgtgtgtgagagagagagagagagagagagagagagagagagagagagagaggtcAAGGACATCAGAATGTAAACCCATCTTTACCAGtccaacccaacaaaaataatGAAGTAATTATGCTCATAAAAGCTAGTCCAATGACCTGAAAATGTAAAATTGTGGATTTCACGGATCTTGAATTTCGTCTGAAGTCATAATATGACTCTCCTTTCTCAGTGGTTTTGCATTCCTAATTACACAACAAAAAGAGCCACCGTGTTAATATCAAATGGAAAAAAgcaacaaaatcaataattctTATACCGTTCTAATCTAGTCTGCCTTTAAATCATGCTGAGCCTTTCCCAGGGCAAAACATACTGAGGGTAAAAAACTGATAGATCATAAAACATCCACCTTTTCTGATCCCTCCCCGGATTGAGGAATGTTTTCATAATTCTTATATTGTTCTAATCTAGTCTGCCTATACTTCTCTCTTGTTATGCTGAGCCTTTCCCATGGAATTCCTTGTATATCTCTGCCTTTCCTAGCTTCAACTGCAGTGGTATCTTGCATTTCATCATCCTGAATGAAATGTATGCACATGTGAGGGAGAAAGAGCGCGACAAGTGTTCATAAATTTTGAAAACCAGGGAGTAGTTAGCTGACATGCTTAATAGCAGTCTCACAAGAATCAAATCTAGAAAAGTtaactcagttaactcagacaTTGAAATGACCAAGAACTAAATTCGCATGCTTCATATTTAAATAAACCATAGAATCATATTCATCAACATCAGAATCAGAGACACCATCTCTTCCACGGATCTCGTCATCCACCTCATCATCTATATCCTCCATTTGATACTCTTCTTCCATGGCTTCGGAGTTGTCTTGGTGATCTGACATTAACTACAGATGAATATATCTGCAAACTAAAATCAGGTTCAGTAATAACAACTGTATGCtctttcttacaacaacaaaaTAACTACCAGGAGGTTTTTGCTAGCATACTTGAGAACGCGATAAACTTAGCAATTGTCTAACTATCCATGTTAAATTAACACCAATCTACGAACACAAGCAATGAGGAGGCACGCACACACAGAGAAAATCCATCCTGAAAGCATAAACAAGAGACTGCAAAGGTAGCACATAGCAGCCTTTTCAGTTTAATTTCAAGAGGACAGCCGTCAATTAGGACAATCTGAGTTGAAGTTTTCACACTGGAACAGAAT comes from Henckelia pumila isolate YLH828 chromosome 4, ASM3356847v2, whole genome shotgun sequence and encodes:
- the LOC140894497 gene encoding uncharacterized WD repeat-containing protein C2A9.03-like isoform X1, with amino-acid sequence MSDHQDNSEAMEEEYQMEDIDDEVDDEIRGRDGVSDSDVDEYDSMDDEMQDTTAVEARKGRDIQGIPWERLSITREKYRQTRLEQYKNYENIPQSGEGSEKECKTTEKGESYYDFRRNSRSVKSTILHFQLRNLVWATTKHDVYLMSHFSVMHWSSLTCSKSEVLNVSGHIKPCEKHPGNLVEGFSQTQVSTLAVKDKLLVAGGFQGELICKYVDRPGISYCTRTTYDDNAITNAVEICTSSSGSVHFIASNNDCGVRDFDMETFQLSKHFRFPWPVNHTSLSPDGKLLIIVGDDPVGMLVDPRSGKAIASLHGHLDHSFASAWHPDCLTFSTGNQDKTCRIWDVRNLANSVTVLKGNLGAIRSIRYTSDGRFMAMAEPADFVHVFDVDSGYEKEQEIDFFGEISGISFSPDTESLFIGVWDRTYGSLLEFSRCHEYSYLDCIL
- the LOC140894497 gene encoding uncharacterized WD repeat-containing protein C2A9.03-like isoform X2, with the translated sequence MSDHQDNSEAMEEEYQMEDIDDEDDEMQDTTAVEARKGRDIQGIPWERLSITREKYRQTRLEQYKNYENIPQSGEGSEKECKTTEKGESYYDFRRNSRSVKSTILHFQLRNLVWATTKHDVYLMSHFSVMHWSSLTCSKSEVLNVSGHIKPCEKHPGNLVEGFSQTQVSTLAVKDKLLVAGGFQGELICKYVDRPGISYCTRTTYDDNAITNAVEICTSSSGSVHFIASNNDCGVRDFDMETFQLSKHFRFPWPVNHTSLSPDGKLLIIVGDDPVGMLVDPRSGKAIASLHGHLDHSFASAWHPDCLTFSTGNQDKTCRIWDVRNLANSVTVLKGNLGAIRSIRYTSDGRFMAMAEPADFVHVFDVDSGYEKEQEIDFFGEISGISFSPDTESLFIGVWDRTYGSLLEFSRCHEYSYLDCIL